In the genome of Kluyveromyces marxianus DMKU3-1042 DNA, complete genome, chromosome 1, one region contains:
- the TEX1 gene encoding Tex1p, which translates to MSRFGYNGLKSFEVSYLDEPQLKNHYSSLLESCCKDKKVLKDYHAIAVKDSRSARYSLNEIISLDSHPAARYLAWSRIDGSLSVMRPPISADRTQDYVLVGSVKKDVHGEGKIVYSISWNPNELQFATVGNTPTVKIWNVVDNTLRVLKEFKTNFKAKNFINEYDPLGKFLAVVTKANELYVFDVESGYESFVSYCPENELDDEIHSMCWSNDSKSIILAYRSGFIRGLSVASNALEMKWERRNNMKTISFLTMDPLGRSVLVGTHNDCCIWSLPDLIPLKQSIKTENRITGIDISFDGSIIAIVSKAKDSNDAFLNLYWYNDLSPLYNAVVKNSSQSSIKWSRSCLTFFTTGALDKMTLVDLRSSRSKTSFPHDDPKRSEVPKKPERTNRSLRDSKSRSNKDKDSRQQSHRRDTDKFNDRSFDRPSSGSKFRKSNDRW; encoded by the coding sequence ATGTCTAGATTCGGATACAATGGACTAAAATCTTTCGAAGTTTCTTACCTCGATGAACCGCAATTAAAAAATCATTATAGTTCTTTATTAGAGAGTTGCTGTAAAGATAAAAAAGTGTTAAAAGATTACCATGCTATTGCAGTAAAAGACAGTCGGTCTGCACGCTACTCTTTAAATGAGATTATATCTTTGGATTCACATCCAGCAGCCAGATATTTGGCTTGGTCAAGAATAGATGGTAGTTTGTCAGTAATGAGACCACCAATTTCAGCAGATAGGACCCAGGACTATGTATTGGTTGGTTCTGTTAAAAAAGACGTGCACGGGGAAGGAAAAATCGTCTATTCAATTAGTTGGAATCCCAATGAACTACAATTCGCAACTGTGGGTAATACACCAACAGTGAAGATCTGGAACGTTGTGGACAATACGCTTAGGGTGCTAAAGGAGTTTAAAACGAATTTCAAGGCCAAAAATTTCATTAATGAGTACGACCCTTTGGGGAAATTCCTAGCAGTTGTTACTAAGGCTAATGAGTTATACGTATTTGATGTTGAATCAGGATATGAATCTTTTGTGTCATATTGTCCAGAAAATGAGttagatgatgaaattcaTTCTATGTGTTGGTCCAACGATTCTAAGAGCATTATCCTTGCATATAGATCAGGGTTTATTAGAGGACTTTCCGTCGCTTCTAATGCattggaaatgaaatgGGAAAGACGTAATAATATGAAAACTATTTCGTTTCTAACAATGGATCCTCTGGGAAGATCAGTACTGGTAGGCACTCATAATGATTGTTGCATTTGGTCACTTCCAGACTTAATTCCATTAAAACAGTCAATTAAAACCGAGAATAGAATTACTGGGATTGATATATCCTTTGATGGCTCAATTATTGCTATAGTCAGCAAAGCCAAAGATTCAAACGATGCATTTTTAAATCTTTATTGGTATAATGATCTTTCGCCTTTATACAATGCAGTGGTAAAAAACAGTTCTCAGTCGTCAATAAAGTGGTCAAGGTCATGTTTGACTTTTTTCACTACTGGGGCTTTGGATAAAATGACTTTAGTAGACCTTCGTTCCTCTAGATCAAAAACAAGCTTTCCTCATGATGACCCAAAGCGTAGTGAAGTTCCGAAGAAACCTGAACGTACAAACAGGAGTTTAAGAGACAGTAAATCACGCTCTAATAAAGATAAAGACTCTCGCCAACAATCACACAGGAGGGATACTGACAAATTTAATGACAGATCGTTTGATAGACCAAGTAGCGGTTCAAAGTTCAGAAAATCTAATGATAGATGGTAA
- the TGL2 gene encoding triglyceride lipase, which translates to MLEMGLPLSGVAWLSQFHSLLPSEFSSCLNTNISPKELITSLGHKKGSSNVKEEFIRELPPLDQYKAPKYPIVLCHGLSGFDKLILIPSVYQLTKMIKASILSNHSDSFMEDSSDDDYKDEAFLHVDYWIGIREALEAKGCTVITAKVPSFGSIEERAKALNNFIDTELGRMKRNLSKSDVYNTKGESSSSFTEDDKIKVNLIAHSMGGLDCRYLITNIPNKNFKVSSLTTISTPHHGSEMADYVVNLFNDITDNFDLKVKKKLLPPAFYQLTTSYCSYFNNVTPDDPEVSYFSYGACFHPRWYNMFYMPWNIINNLSGGVPNDGMVSIESARWGNYLGTLENVDHSDLINWKNRIQKQLQYRIQDAVKTPQIPDIDILHFYLKITEDLAKLGF; encoded by the coding sequence ATGTTGGAAATGGGCCTGCCTTTGTCTGGAGTTGCATGGCTATCGCAGTTCCATTCCTTACTTCCTTCTGAATTCTCTTCGTGCCTAAACACAAATATATCACCCAAAGAGCTAATAACCTCTTTAGGACATAAAAAAGGAAGCTCGAATGTCAAAGAGGAGTTTATAAGAGAACTACCACCACTTGATCAATACAAAGCTCCAAAGTATCCTATTGTTCTATGTCATGGGCTTTCCGGGTTTGATAAGCTTATTTTAATTCCATCAGTCTATCAACTGACAAAGATGATAAAGGCAAGTATTCTTTCCAATCATTCTGACTCTTTCATGGAGGATTctagtgatgatgattacAAGGATGAGGCCTTCTTACACGTGGACTACTGGATAGGAATAAGAGAGGCTCTTGAGGCAAAAGGTTGTACCGTCATAACAGCGAAAGTGCCAAGTTTTGGAAGTATCGAGGAAAGAGCCAAGGCGTTAAACAATTTTATTGATACGGAATTAGGAAGgatgaaaagaaatctATCAAAATCTGATGTCTACAATACTAAAGGGGAGAGTTCTAGTTCCTTTACTGAAGATGACAAAATCAAAGTTAATCTGATTGCACATTCCATGGGAGGACTAGACTGCAGATATCTAATAACCAATATTCCTaacaaaaacttcaaagtaAGTAGTCtaacaacaatatcaaCCCCTCACCATGGATCCGAGATGGCTGACTATGTGGTGAACcttttcaatgatattACCGATAATTTCGATCTTaaagtgaagaaaaagctgCTCCCACCTGCTTTTTACCAATTAACCACCAGCTACTGCTCATATTTCAACAATGTAACGCCAGATGATCCGGAAGTTTCATACTTTAGTTATGGAGCTTGTTTTCACCCACGCTGGTACAACATGTTTTACATGCCGTGgaacatcatcaacaacttgtCGGGCGGAGTTCCTAATGACGGTATGGTAAGCATCGAAAGCGCAAGATGGGGCAATTATTTAGGCACGTTAGAAAATGTAGATCATTCTGACTTGataaattggaaaaataGGATACAAAAACAGTTACAATACCGTATTCAAGATGCAGTTAAAACTCCTCAAATACCAGACATCGATATTCTTCATTTCTACCTTAAAATTACAGAAGACTTGGCGAAATTAGGATTTTAG
- the RTC4 gene encoding Rtc4p yields MSVMSSPVDISSQQCIIINSSSPSTTASEKKRKPPATYGGAGTKRLRKTEDVCPYEISDDEYDGENRTVERSIQNDVDLEVTFSDVSEPESDSLLLEGEGPTSKPLELTDDESVKESSSETKDFFDNDSGVKKMSLDLINAYRIKSTKTLPEFKRSRSLVKTDSHSTKAVYRKALNVRRQSMEKYKLPPVLFLEELQARASIHLSKCESILSGKMSSLYYTMAKQVAKNSKRQVITKEDLTDLNIMKFTAGYFGSRRQAIVGMLIMEKYGSELKKHKNPVVTFWGPFDFSQYVLAPEILSHLCMEDFNLKNIEDAWDILQATIDFGIKVADSDPLEIYEIELEEQELQNLNLGKEYSSMTYRKDPRQS; encoded by the coding sequence ATGTCGGTAATGAGTAGTCCTGTTGATATATCGAGTCAGCAGTGCATTATTATTAACTCCTCATCTCCAAGTACAACCGcatcagagaagaaaaggaaaccaCCAGCAACTTATGGTGGAGCAGGTACCAAGAGATTACGAAAGACAGAGGATGTATGCCCATATGAAATATCAGACGATGAATATGATGGCGAGAACCGTACTGTAGAGAGATCTATTCAAAACGATGTTGATCTCGAAGTTACGTTCAGTGACGTTAGTGAACCAGAATCAGATTCTTTGCTGCTAGAAGGCGAAGGACCAACAAGTAAACCACTTGAATTAACAGATGATGAAAGCGTCAAAGAATCATCAAGCGAGACAAAAGATTTCTTTGACAATGATTCAGGCGTGAAAAAAATGTCCCTAGATCTTATAAATGCTTACCGAATCAAATCTACGAAAACCCTCCCGGagttcaaaagaagcagaagccTCGTCAAGACGGATTCACATAGTACAAAAGCTGTATATAGAAAAGCTTTAAATGTACGGCGGCAGAGTATGGAAAAATACAAACTCCCACCAGTGTTATTCTTAGAGGAACTGCAAGCGCGGGCATCAATTCATCTTTCAAAATGTGAATCTATATTATCTGGAAAAATGTCATCCCTATACTATACAATGGCTAAGCAGGTTGCAAAAAACTCTAAACGTCAAGTTataacaaaagaagatttaACTGATTTGAACATTATGAAATTTACTGCAGGGTATTTTGGATCAAGGCGACAAGCAATTGTGGGAATGCTAATAATGGAGAAATACGGTTCGGAACTGAAGAAACATAAAAATCCAGTAGTAACTTTCTGGGGTCCCTTTGACTTTTCACAATATGTTTTGGCACCAGAAATACTAAGCCATTTGTGTATGGAGGACTTCAATTTAAAAAACATAGAAGATGCATGGGACATTTTACAGGCTACTATAGATTTCGGGATCAAAGTAGCAGATTCTGATCCATTGGAAATTTATGAAatagaattagaagaacaagagctTCAAAACCTCAATTTAGGTAAGGAGTACTCTTCTATGACTTATAGAAAAGACCCACGCCAGTCGTGA
- the FOL1 gene encoding trifunctional dihydropteroate synthetase/dihydrohydroxymethylpterin pyrophosphokinase/dihydroneopterin aldolase FOL1 has translation MAKQGVIPVAKRWKFHDHVHIEKLKVKAVVGPDSWDQLKPQNLNISLHMATDFSKSSRLDDLKYSLNYAVISKDIGDYIKKNSKRNFKDLVSIGKTIVDYTKKTYPGIIDLKVEVQSKEGNIRSNDIRGIVHSSDEETNEVLIADFKMLTLIGVFTFERMKRQFVDFTIRLPVEDGSDVPPYNTIISQITDYVEKSNFKTVEALVETVSQVILTQNEYFIERPKLPISVKVIKLNAISETDGVGVSCSHCYDDFRSSGPVVMEQAEKNETLTNFDLPVNTFSLDKDSWKSAVLAFGSNVGDRFKNIVDAMNLLNAHEQVKIISTSSLFESNPMYFKDQTSFLNGCVKIKTRLLPDELLKLCKKIEYDELRRIKHFDNGPRTIDLDIVIYYDSTGQDVTVNTEVLTIPHPRLIERSFVLEPLCELVSPTQIHPITAETFHDHLNQLYQNENSEDLLWKVVPTGDKFLKFRTEWQRDLLTDVRVPVSKSNGYLMGIVNVTPDSFSDGSAEYDNLSAVMSRIDTMVSEALELHDMIILDIGGCSTRPGSIQASEEEELSRTIPIIDAVTTSKTLPLDKIVLSIDTYRSAVAEAAILAGVGIINDISGGTFDPKILQVVGKYPNVAYVLSHIRGTIESMSTQTSYLTTDDSVDEFILDKKSDSDKDEILFIRTIGREVCSKFEELFKNNIFRWQLFLDPGIGFAKVGKQNLDIIKHLQLLKNYSCIKQNEYYSLVNLPVLLGPSRKKFIGDITNIPVAKDRDFVTGAILSSALANGCDIVRVHDVRNNSKVLKLANELYRD, from the coding sequence ATGGCAAAACAAGGTGTTATTCCGGTTGCTAAGCGATGGAAATTTCATGACCATGTTCATATTGAGAAACTTAAGGTCAAGGCGGTTGTTGGACCTGATTCATGGGACCAATTGAAACCTCAAAATCTGAATATCTCATTGCATATGGCTACTGATTTCAGTAAGTCATCACGCTTGGACGATCTAAAATATTCACTTAACTATGCTGTTATCTCCAAGGATATAGGTGACtacatcaagaaaaatagtAAAAGGAATTTTAAGGACTTGGTTTCAATTGGAAAGACTATTGTAGATTACACTAAGAAAACCTACCCTGGAATCATTGACCTGAAAGTTGAAGTTCAATCTAAAGAAGGAAACATCAGATCAAACGACATCCGGGGCATTGTGCATAgttctgatgaagaaacgAATGAAGTACTAATAGCAGATTTCAAAATGTTGACATTGATTGGTGTATTTACTTTCGAGCGTATGAAAAGACAGTTTGTTGATTTTACAATTCGTTTACCTGTGGAAGATGGTTCAGATGTACCGCCTTATAATACAATTATATCACAGATCACTGATTATGTTGAAAAATCAAACTTCAAGACTGTAGAAGCCTTGGTTGAAACAGTATCTCAGGTCATTCTAACGCAAAACGAATACTTCATAGAGAGGCCGAAGTTGCCGATAAGTGTCAAGGTTATAAAGTTGAACGCCATCAGCGAAACTGATGGGGTTGGAGTTTCATGTTCACACTGTTATGATGATTTTAGATCTTCAGGGCCCGTGGTAATGGAACAAGCGGAGAAGAATGAAACATTAACAAATTTTGACCTCCCTGTTAATACGTTTTCCTTGGATAAAGATTCTTGGAAATCAGCAGTTTTGGCTTTTGGTTCAAATGTTGGTGATAGAtttaaaaatattgttgATGCTATGAATCTCTTAAATGCACATGAACAGGTCAAAATTATTTCCACCTCTTCTTTATTCGAAAGTAACCCAATGTATTTCAAAGATCAGACATCTTTTCTTAATGGATGTGTTAAGATTAAGACCAGGTTATTGCCAGATGAGTTACTTAAACTTTGtaaaaaaattgaatatGATGAGTTAAGGAGAATAAAACATTTTGATAATGGACCTCGAACGATTGATTTGGATATTGTTATTTATTATGACTCGACAGGGCAAGATGTTACTGTTAATACTGAAGTTCTAACTATTCCTCACCCTAGATTGATTGAAAGAAgctttgttcttgaaccaCTATGTGAATTAGTAAGCCCAACTCAGATACATCCGATTACAGCCGAAACATTCCATGACCATTTGAATCAATTAtatcaaaatgaaaattctGAAGATCTGCTCTGGAAGGTTGTACCTACGGGTGATAAATTCCTAAAGTTTCGAACTGAATGGCAACGTGATTTGTTGACAGATGTAAGGGTACCGGTTTCTAAATCAAACGGCTATTTAATGGGGATTGTAAATGTTACTCCAGATTCATTTTCTGATGGTTCTGCAGAGTATGATAATCTCAGTGCGGTTATGAGTAGGATTGACACCATGGTGTCTGAAGCTCTGGAATTACACGATATGATTATTCTTGACATCGGCGGTTGCTCAACAAGGCCAGGGTCTATCCAAgcttctgaagaagaagaactatCGAGGACAATTCCCATTATAGATGCAGTTACCACCTCTAAAACATTACCTTTAGATAAGATTGTTTTGTCAATTGATACATATCGCTCTGCTGTAGCAGAGGCTGCTATACTTGCCGGTGTTGGCATTATCAATGATATTTCGGGTGGAACTTTTGATCCTAAAATTCTCCAGGTTGTGGGTAAGTATCCTAATGTTGCTTATGTTTTGTCCCATATTAGAGGCACCATAGAATCTATGTCCACCCAAACCTCATACTTAACTACAGATGATTCCGTAGATGAATTCATATTGGATAAGAAGAGTGACAGCGACAAAGATGAAATCTTGTTTATTAGGACTATTGGTAGAGAGGTATGTTCAAAATTCGAGGAGTtattcaagaacaacatTTTCCGTTGGCAACTTTTCCTTGATCCAGGGATTGGCTTTGCTAAAGTTGGAAAGCAAAACTTGGATATTATCAAGCACCTTCAGCTCTTGAAAAACTACTCTTGTATTAAACAAAACGAGTATTATTCGCTGGTTAATCTTCCCGTTTTGCTAGGAccatcaagaaagaagtttaTTGGTGATATAACTAATATACCAGTCGCCAAGGATAGAGATTTCGTTACTGGTGCTATTTTATCTTCAGCCTTGGCGAATGGATGTGATATAGTGAGGGTACATGATGTTCGTAATAACAGCAAAGTTCTAAAACTAGCGAACGAATTGTACAGAGACTAA
- the GIS2 gene encoding mRNA-binding translational activator GIS2: protein MSGKACYICGKLGHLAGDCDSEKLCYNCNKPGHVQSECPVPKTVEFKQCYNCGETGHVKTECTVQKCYNCEGFGHISRDCDQPKKFRQNGERSASKVSCYKCGGPNHMAKDCLKSAPTCYNCGQAGHMSKDCENDENEKVCYNCNGVGHIAKECPSY, encoded by the coding sequence ATGTCAGGTAAGGCGTGTTATATTTGTGGGAAGTTAGGCCATTTGGCCGGTGATTGTGATTCTGAGAAGCTATGTTACAACTGTAACAAGCCAGGTCACGTTCAATCTGAATGTCCTGTTCCAAAAACTGTCGAATTCAAGCAATGTTACAACTGTGGTGAAACTGGTCACGTCAAGACTGAGTGCACTGTGCAAAAGTGTTACAACTGTGAAGGGTTTGGCCACATCTCTAGGGACTGTGACCAACCAAAGAAGTTCAGACAAAATGGCGAACGTTCTGCTTCAAAGGTTTCTTGTTACAAGTGTGGTGGTCCAAACCATATGGCTAAGGATTGTTTGAAGAGTGCTCCAACTTGTTACAACTGTGGTCAAGCTGGCCACATGTCCAAGGATTGTGAAAACgacgaaaacgaaaaggtTTGCTACAACTGTAACGGAGTTGGCCACATTGCCAAGGAATGTCCTTCCTACTAA
- the NRD1 gene encoding Nrd1 complex RNA-binding subunit, whose product MANNTEHEDFVATLESFKELKTGISGSRIRKLTDYTIAHVKDVETLLSFVINYSRECTPTHKLGSLYIIDSTVRALLSKSDNEDSDGNGEENYYAKGIKILNANILSLLIDGIENSDATHLEKIQELVNIWEKNNVFDRKSLETAKSRLNELISGNNVVSSSASSTYSSKQRSASNTNAKASSLSDRATQILNNIPKFENLPVVHVPSDLLSDDSLVQMSCLKQFLGTLQVELAKHQKLVRVSKPSSNVSKGNNRPTQYIGRDSRNDRSRSPPRNKNERTRQQSNSSSHNNRQQQQQSSKELQGNNHHLYPDEKNIPSNPHYRPKPVSFDPTIPRDHVKVYSRTLFVGGVPQNFKEHDIARMLRQFGEVQSVILNNARKHAFVKVYSRAEAERIMAHFTGGGNPTHGLRIRWAVGFGPRDCCDYQYGFSIIPLARLTEIDYKWSQSAEWGGTGGQPIQTNMVYEEPDIIVGEGVSSKAISQKMPTDKGVLGPKSGKVGQPAVIPQPSMPFSSLSPPPPAVAQQAPVPQVGPVQQQYYNQPNTYQQGPTPAMLYGQNQIMSPPQQQQQQPQQQSQHQNQPQESSQSPQNFDPTAQLNTLMNILNQTSK is encoded by the coding sequence ATGGCTAATAATACTGAGCATGAGGATTTTGTAGCAACTCTAGAATCCTTCAAAGAGTTAAAGACGGGTATTTCTGGCTCTCGTATTAGAAAACTAACCGATTATACAATTGCTCATGTAAAAGATGTTGAAACCTTGTTGTCTTTCGTGATAAACTACTCTAGAGAGTGTACTCCAACTCATAAATTGGGTTCCTTGTATATTATTGACTCTACTGTTAGAGCATTGTTGAGTAAGTCGGATAACGAAGATTCAGATGGTAATGGCGAAGAAAACTATTATGCTAAGGGTATAAAGATACTAAATGCTAACATTCTATCTTTATTGATCGACGGTATCGAAAATAGCGATGCAACGCATTTAGAGAAGATACAAGAGCTAGTAAATATTTGGGAGAAGAACAATGTTTTCGATAGGAAGTCGCTAGAAACAGCAAAAAGTCGTCTAAACGAGCTAATATCTGGTAATAATGTTgtttcatcttctgcttcatctACTTATTCTAGTAAGCAACGTTCTGCTTCAAACACTAATGCTAAAGCATCATCTTTAAGCGATAGAGCCACACAAATCTTGAATAATATACCGAAGTTTGAAAACCTTCCGGTTGTTCATGTTCCATCTGATTTACTCTCAGATGACTCACTTGTACAAATGTCTTGTTTGAAGCAATTCTTGGGTACCTTGCAAGTCGAATTGGCAAAGCATCAGAAACTGGTCCGCGTAAGCAAGCCTTCCTCTAACGTTTCTAAGGGTAACAATCGTCCAACCCAATATATTGGAAGAGACTCTAGAAATGATAGATCTAGATCTCCGCccagaaataaaaatgaaagaacaCGTCAACAatccaattcttcatccCATAACAATagacaacaacagcagcaatcTTCGAAGGAATTACAAGGCAACAACCATCATCTATATCcagatgaaaagaatatacCTTCCAATCCCCATTACAGACCAAAACCGGTCTCTTTTGATCCTACGATACCACGAGATCATGTAAAGGTTTATTCTCGTACATTATTTGTCGGCGGTGTTCCacaaaacttcaaagaacATGATATTGCAAGAATGCTAAGACAATTTGGTGAAGTACAGAGTGTGATTCTAAATAATGCCCGGAAGCACGCATTCGTTAAGGTTTATTCCAGAGCTGAGGCAGAAAGAATTATGGCACATTTCACCGGTGGAGGAAACCCAACCCATGGATTGAGAATTCGTTGGGCTGTTGGTTTTGGACCTCGAGATTGTTGTGACTATCAATATGGTTTTTCTATCATTCCTCTAGCTAGATTGACAGAAATTGATTATAAGTGGTCTCAATCAGCCGAGTGGGGAGGTACTGGTGGACAGCCAATCCAAACTAACATGGTATATGAAGAACCTGACATTATTGTCGGTGAGGGTGTTTCATCTAAAGCTATTTCTCAAAAAATGCCCACTGATAAAGGTGTCCTGGGGCCAAAGTCGGGGAAAGTTGGTCAACCAGCGGTTATTCCACAACCGTCTATGCCCTTTAGCAGCTTGtctcctcctcctccagCAGTTGCTCAGCAGGCACCAGTTCCTCAAGTTGGGCCTGTACAGCAACAATACTATAACCAGCCAAATACCTATCAACAAGGTCCTACACCAGCAATGCTGTATGgacaaaatcaaatcatGAGTCCTCcgcagcaacaacagcaacaaccaCAGCAGCAGTCTCAACATCAAAATCAGCCCCAAGAATCCTCGCAATCGCCACAAAATTTTGATCCGACCGCTCAACTAAACACATTGATGAATATCTTGAATCAAActtcaaaataa
- the COQ6 gene encoding putative N,N-dimethylaniline monooxygenase COQ6, translated as MMIPKQLFYRSFSSSSFRLNAKLCDVLIVGGGPAGLTLAAAIKQSPHLSDLSTVLVDAGDLKGKIANFYHDPPKTFTNRVVSLTPQSKEFLEGTVGVSLMENRIQPFDGLYVTDGCSDGTLEMERDSMGNMVEILNIQSSLLEKLRVTNPAALDILDKTKVQNIENENPDDPQSWPVVTLDNGDQYKTRLLIGADGFNSPVRHFSKIESRGWFYERFGVVATLKLEYPPFKIRGWQRFLPTGPVAHLPLPDTNATMVWSTTEPLSRLLLSLEDDVFVALVNASFVLEDADLQYYYNALENKTITGPELIEDVEYRINEKFNSFKDDSLIDEKYPPKVIDVLDKSRARFPLKLSHADTYVAERIALVGDAAHTTHPLAGQGLNMGQGDVESLVKALENARTRGLDIGSLLALEPYWADRYPTNNMLLGVVDKLHKLYSTDFGPIVGLRTFGLNLVNNLQPLKDLMMGKVSGPMN; from the coding sequence ATGATGATCCCAAAACAATTATTCTACAggtcattttcttcatcgtcctTTAGGTTGAATGCCAAATTATGCGACGTATTAATCGTTGGTGGTGGGCCAGCTGGTTTAACTTTAGCAGCAGCTATCAAACAATCACCGCATCTATCTGATTTATCAACTGTTTTGGTAGACGCTGGTGATCTAAAAGGAAAGATAGCTAATTTCTACCATGACCCCCCTAAGACATTTACAAATAGAGTGGTAAGTTTAACACCTCAGTCGAAAGAGTTTTTGGAGGGAACAGTCGGTGTTTCATTAATGGAAAATAGAATCCAACCATTTGACGGATTATACGTTACGGATGGCTGCTCTGATGGAACTTTGGAGATGGAGCGTGACTCAATGGGTAATATGGTTgagattttgaatattcaGAGCTCGCTATTGGAGAAGTTGCGTGTTACCAATCCAGCAGCGCTAGATATCCTAGACAAGACTAAAGTGCAAAATatcgaaaatgaaaatccAGACGACCCACAATCATGGCCAGTAGTTACGCTTGATAATGGCGATCAATATAAAACACGTTTGTTAATCGGGGCTGATGGATTTAACAGCCCGGTTCGTCATTTCTCCAAAATTGAATCAAGAGGCTGGTTTTACGAAAGATTTGGTGTCGTAGCCACCTTGAAACTTGAATATCCACCGTTCAAAATCAGGGGCTGGCAAagatttcttccaactgGACCTGTAGCTCATTTACCATTGCCAGACACGAATGCTACAATGGTGTGGAGCACGACAGAACCATTATCGAGACTGTTGCTCTCCCTCGAGGACGACGTATTCGTAGCACTAGTGAATGCCTCCTTTGTACTCGAGGATGCAGATCTTCAGTATTACTATAACGCTttagaaaataaaaccaTTACTGGTCCGGAATTGATTGAAGACGTGGAGTATAGAATAAACGAAAAGTTTAATTCGTTCAAAGACGACTCTCTAATCGACGAGAAGTATCCTCCAAAGGTGATTGATGTCTTGGATAAATCAAGAGCAAGATTCCCACTCAAGCTTTCTCATGCTGATACATATGTCGCAGAACGTATTGCCCTGGTTGGTGATGCTGCTCACACTACGCATCCGTTAGCTGGTCAAGGTTTGAATATGGGCCAAGGTGATGTGGAATCACTTGTTAAGGCCTTAGAGAATGCTAGAACAAGAGGACTAGATATCGGATCTCTATTAGCCCTAGAACCATACTGGGCAGACCGTTATCCAACCAATAATATGCTTCTTGGTGTTGTAGACAAGCTACACAAACTATATTCAACAGATTTCGGACCTATTGTGGGTTTGAGAACATTTGGCTTAAACTTGGTAAATAATCTACAACCATTAAAGGATTTAATGATGGGAAAAGTGAGTGGGCCCATGAACTGA
- the MRPL17 gene encoding mitochondrial 54S ribosomal protein mL46 (mitochondrial), translating into MSVKTATNSIPKAIKASLVLSRIPIVTPELNALESKYFQYQSELERRLMWTFPSYFYFKKGTLTERRFQSAQKGVISKQPGVWFPKGVPDVKHNRERSQKQEIVLPKDTSESSLNSDVSRPIVPNSRITKADEKNDISSLERKLDRTLYLLVKDGKENWVLPNFPVEAVNSEEKKALHETAEIGLRRIGGEDINTWTVSNTPAGVIQSDKDLQFLFKSHIVAGEFKLKDKRSIKDFAWLTKDEIKTKVNEEYFKEIQYLLADN; encoded by the coding sequence ATGTCTGTGAAAACTGCTACTAATTCAATTCCTAAGGCTATTAAGGCTAGTCTGGTACTTTCGAGAATTCCGATCGTTACTCCAGAACTCAATGCATTAGAAAGCAAGTACTTTCAATACCAAAGTGAGCTTGAAAGAAGACTCATGTGGACATTTCCTTCTTACttctatttcaaaaaaggTACTTTGACTGAACGTCGTTTCCAATCTGCGCAGAAGGGTGTAATCAGTAAGCAACCAGGAGTATGGTTCCCAAAAGGTGTTCCAGACGTCAAACAtaacagagaaagaagccagaaacaagaaattgtGTTACCAAAGGATACATCAGAATCTTCGCTCAACTCGGATGTTTCAAGACCTATTGTTCCAAACTCTAGAATCACTAAAGCGGATGAAAAAAACGATATTAGCAGCttagaaagaaaattaGACAGAACCCTATATCTTCTTGTGAAAgatggaaaagaaaattgggTATTACCAAACTTCCCCGTTGAAGCTGTGAACAgtgaagagaagaaagccTTGCATGAAACCGCTGAAATAGGATTGAGAAGAATTGGTGGTGAAGACATCAACACATGGACAGTATCAAACACTCCAGCTGGTGTTATACAATCTGATAaagatcttcaatttttgttCAAGTCGCATATAGTAGCTGGGGAATTCAAATTGAAGGACAAGAGATCAATCAAAGACTTTGCATGGTTGACTAAGgatgaaataaaaacaaaagttaATGAAGAGTATTTCAAAGAGATTCAGTACCTACTAGCTGATAATTAA